The genomic window CTTTATCCTTCGATACTGCGATTTTTGGCCGACCGGATACTTGTTTTGCATTCGTTTTTTTCATGTTTTTTGTGGTAACTATTTTTACCACCCTTCACGTAAATTTTAAAAACTATGCTGTTACAGAGAAAACTTGCATACCTGATGCCTTGCCAAACCGATAGCATACGTTATGTATACAGTTAATCTTAACCAAAATCAATGATATTTTTTAATTGTAAACTCGTGATACCGCCAGTATTAAAGACCTCTTGGTAAAAAAGATTGAGAATGGCAAACGGATACTTTATAATTTTGCAACAATATAGCTTTGCGAAAAATCTTGATAATGGCGATGTTTCCTGTGTAGTGTAAGGACGAAGTATTTGCTATTTTGTAACACTTTAGTTTTTTGAAAAGGTAGAGGCGAAGCATTTGCCTGCTTGGGGTGTGAATCCATGTATACCACTTTATGGCAAATGCTTCGCCTCTACACCGTGCGGCAATATCGTTATTATGGTAATTTTTCAAAAAACTAAAGTGTTACGCTATTTTTTGACATAAACAGACTTATACCCAAACCGGCAAATGTTTCTCCCCCTGCTTTTCATTACCGTTTTATGCCGGTAACCACAATTATAAGGTAATTCATGATCGAAGAAGCGAGCATTATCATTCCCGCCTATAATGAGAGAGAAGGGATTTCAGCGGTAATTGAATCGCTGCAATCATTGAAAAAAAGACTCGATAACCGATGGGAGATTATTGTTGTAGACGATGGCTCAACCGACGGGACATCTGAAACGATACAGAATGCCCCCGAAGTGGTGCTAATCCGGCACCCCTTCAACCGCGGTTACGGTGCTGCCATTAAAACCGGCATCCGGCACGCAAAATATCATACCGTGGTGATATCAGATGCCGACGGGACATACCCCCTACAGGATATTCCCCGGCTTCTCACCCCCATGGCAAAGAGTGACATGGTCGTTGGCGCCCGGGAAAACAATGATGCCAATATCCCCTTCATAAGACGACCTGCAAAGTGGATATTAAACAAACTCGCCAATTATCTGACCGGCAGAAAAATTCCAGACCTGAACTCAGGATTACGGGCAATGAAAAAGGACGTCGTCATGCAATTTATCCATCTCTTGCCCGATGGTTTCTCTTTCACGACAACGATTACCCTTGCCATGCTCACCAATGACTACACGGTTGAATTCGTCCCTATCGAATATCACAGGCGTTCAGGAAGATCAAAGATCCGCCCTGTTCGGGACACCTTAAACTTTCTTCAGCTCATCATACGGACGGTTTTATATTTTGATCCCCTCAAGATCTTTTTACCGATAAGCGCATTCTTCTTCATCGCAAGCATCGCCGTTCTTGTGCTGAGTTATTTATTTACTCCCAAAGTTATGGACATCACTACCGTCATCCTTTTTATCTCCGGAGTGCAAATTCTTGCCATTGGCATGATTGCCGACCTTATCGATAAAAGGAGCCGGTCATGAAAATTCTTTTGATTAACCCCCCTTCAGAAAATGAACTGCTTGGCAACAACCCCAGCATTATCGAAGAAGAACGCGGTTATAATCCGCCCCTGGGCATATTGTACATCGCCGGTTATCTGGAGAGGCATACAGATTTTCATGTGGAGGTACTGGATACCCAGGCAGAGGAGATCGGATACGACCGGTTAGGAAGTATTATTCGGTCAAAATTGCCGGACGTCGTTGGCATTACCACCATGACCTTCACCCTGATAGACGTCATAAAAGTTGTTGATCTGGTGAAATCTGTTTGTCCGCATACAAGAGTGGTGCTGGGCGGTCCCCATGTACACATCTATCCCGAAGAAACCATCACTCTTCCCGGGGTCGATTTTCTGGTCCTGGGCGAGGGAGAAATTTCCTTTAAAGAGCTCGCAGAAAATATCGATAACAAGACCCGATTAAAAAGCATTCCCGGCCTGGTCTTTCAAGAAAACGGCAGAGTTATCAACACCGGCTCACGGCCACTGAATGATGACCTCGACAGCCTGCCTTTTCCTGCCAGACATCTGACCCCGATCCAAAAATACCGTTCCCTCATGGCAAAGAGAACCCCTATTACCACCATGTTTACCAGCCGGGGCTGCCCCTACCGGTGTACCTTTTGTGACCGGCCACATCTCGGCAAGAGTTTCCGCGCACGATCTGCATTGAACGTGGTGGACGAAATGGAGGCGTGTGTGAAGCTGGGCATACGGGAATTCCTGATCTATGATGACACCTTTACCATTGACAGACAGCGTGTCATAGATGTATGCAATGAGATTACACGAAGAAGACTCAACATCGGATGGGACATCAGGGCGCGGGTAAATAACATTGACAGAGAGCTGTTAAAGAAACTGAAAGAGGCAAATTGTGAACGCATCCATTACGGGGTGGAATCGGGCAATCCTGAAATACTCAGGATATTAAATAAGGGAATCACCGTAGACCGGGTAAGGACAACTTTTAAAGAAACGAAAGATGCAGGAATATCCGTTCTCGCGTATTTCATGATCGGGTGCCCAAAAGAAACAAGGAAAGAAATCATGGAAACGATTGCATTTGCCAGGGAGTTAAAGCCCGATTTTGCGCATATCACTATATTCACACCGTTCCCTGCCACAGAGATATATAAAACGGGACTAAAGGACGGTATTATCAAACATGATTTCTGGAAGGAGTTTGCCAGAAATCCGAAGAAAGGTTTTCAGCCACCGTGCTGGCAAGAGCATTTTACCCGCGAGGAGATTCAGGAGTTACTGGTGTATGCCTATAAGAGTTTCTATACCCGACCATCCTACATCCTGAAGAGACTCACCCACATCCGGTCACCTGGTGAGTTTATAAGAATGGCGCGGGCGGGACTCAAGGTCTTTGGGATGCGATCGTAAAAGGGCTTTCTAAACAAGGAGCATGCCGTTTCACATCCGGCAGAGCGCCTCTTGTTTATCAACTGAACACATTGCTCAATTTAGCCCTTTGGCGCCTTTTACCACCCATTTCTTCTCGTTTACGGGGGGATGAAATAAAAATGAAGCATTACCGTTTTTCATCATCTCACGGTTTCAACGGATCATAGAGATCCGGCAGTGAGTAGACGATGTAGACGTTTAGCGCGATGAAGAGAAGAAGATAGAGGTAACAGGTGGTTTTCGCAATGGTAACGGTAGTCCGGTGACGGAGAAAATCAACAGCGAAAAACGGTATGATACCTATGGCGAGGTAATACCGATACAACCATTGCGACTGGTAGACATTGACGGGAAGGACTTCTTTTACCGGAACGGCGATAAGGATTAAGAGTATCAGAAGCGCCTTTGCGGTATTCGGTTTTGCGATGAGATCCCGGATAAATAACCCCCCGGCAACTGCCATAAACGGATATATCGGCATAAGAAACCAGCCAAAGGGATAGATGTCCGTTGACAACGCACAGATCGTCATGAGGAAAATAAGCACCGTTACCGGAACAGTCAGATCCCGCCTTCCCATGGAATATACGAGCACAAACCAGAGCCACCAGTAATAGCCCGTTCCAAAATGAGCATAGTTTAGGGTAAGGCGAAAATTACTCAAATATTTCACCACCATATCGAATACGGCGCTTTGGTGCGTATCCCGTAATGACATCACCTTGGAAAAAGCCTCCGGATTGATCAGATAACAATACAAAAAATAACTCACGGCAATGACAAAACCCATTCCGGCAGCTATGCCAGCTTCTTTCCGGAAACCCTTGTAGCCCAATAATAAGGGGACGATCACGATCGCGCAGACACCCGTTTCCTTGCACCAGAGCGAAATTCCGGCCAATGCCCCGGCGCCGACGATATACCTCTTTTTTCCCGACTCGGTGTATTGCAGGACACACAAGACCCCTGAAATAAGGACGAGCGCAAGGAGGCCGTCGCCTTTGGCGATTCGACCGGCAGCAACAAAGAGCGGCACCGTAGCATAAAGCAAACTGGCAATTATAGACGTTGAATAAGAACGGTATAGTTTATAAGAAACAGAAAATACCAGCAGAATGGTAAGCGTAGAGAAGAAAATGGGCGTTATATTGATGGTTGTTAATCTGCAATCCAAATACCCCTTTGCACCGCAAATTGTCGGCGGAATACCTGCAAAGATGGAAAACAAGGGGGGATGGGCAATGTAGCGTTTTACGATCGTGAAACGGTCCCCAAACCATTGAAGGGCGTTCTTGTCCCCGTTTTTATACGCCGACACAAAATATGCACCTTCCCACGACTTAGGCCCTTCACCGTGGAGGATATGATAACCATTCCACGCCTCCTGGTAGACGTCCATGGTATCCCCATGAGGGGGGATTACGCTGTAATGGTTGAGTCTGAGAACCGCACCGAGAATTACGATAAAAATCAAGGCCACAACCGGCCAGTTTTGTTGCATATACGCAGCATAGCTTTGAAAATACCTTTTTCTTTTCTTTTTCAATACGAGAAACAAGGCAAAACCAAGAGACACAGCTACCGATGCAACAAGAAATCCTCCTGCACACCACCATCTGGCCTTTCCAAAGCCCCCCCGATTTCCCGAGGGCATGAAATATCGTGATGGAATATTTGTAAGCCTGCTATCGCCCGGTTTCTGCCAGCGCAGATTCAGTTTTGCATATTTGGCAGTGTTAACGTAATTTACCTGTATCGGTTTCCAACCCTTCCCAAGATGAACTTGTATTTTTGAATCACCTCCGGCTCGGTATTTCATAACGGGCTTTGAATCGATAAACAGGACCATCTCCCCATTCGTGTCCGCATGAAAGAGGTACTTGCCGTCTGCTGGTATCCAAAGAGAACCCCGCCAGACGATATTGTAGGGCGGAACATCTTCTGGTGGTCTGAACCGCTGGTTATCCCAGTAATTCACGTAATAGGTTCTCAGCATTCCGAAATTCCGGAAGGCTATGGCAGGATCATTTTTTCTGAATACGATGACGCCTTCGTCGATGACGCTCCCTAGCTCAATTTGAAGGGTATAAGGCATAGCAGTGTCAACCGCATTTCCATCGCAATGTGCTGTTTCATGATAAAATTGAGATGCTGGCACTATGGTCTCTTGTGCATTTGGCGCTTTCCATTTCAGGGAAAGCGCTGCCCCTCCTCCCACGTCAAAGTATCGCATATGAAAACGATAAAATCCTGGTTCAAGGAATATCGTCCTTCTTTTTTTCACAATCCCATGCAGACCGCCGTTATCGATAACCTTTTTATCATTCAGAAATAATTCTGACCCATCATCTGAACCCAATACAAAAGTATAATCACCACGACCATCTACTTTTAAAAATCCGTCCCATTCAATCGTAAAGGGTGAACGATAAGATTTTTGCGCCTCGCCAGGCCAGTTAAAATCCAGAGGCATGCCGTCATGGTTTCCCTTGATAAGCTTCTTTTTGGGGTAGCCCTCATAGACCTTCTTCATGAGGCCGGAACTCAACCCGGATGCGGATACCTTTACAGGACGGAACGGAATATTTTCTGTCTTCGGTTCAGCTGCCGGAAAATACAAGTAATACCCCGTCAATCCGCGATTGGGGAGGAGCAATTGGATACCCGAATAGATGCCAGCAATGAGCAGCATGACGAGAAGGGTTATAAAAAGTCCCTTTGATTTTGTGAATGGTTCCGTAGAGATTGCTCATTTCCTTTCAGTAAAAGGCAGCATTGCCGGTTCTCTCTTTTTTCAAGATTATATTCTTATGAACGCCCTTTGTAAAGGAATCAAACTATTTGTATGTTTTATTGAAAAAATACCTGAAAGGTTGTATATTCTTAAAAATTAACGGCATCTCCATTCCTGATGCAGGCCAGGAAAAGGCATAGTGTCTGGTAATGGTGGGTTCGCTCCGCTCAACCCACCCTACCATAAACCCGCATAAATACGATGAATATTCCCATAATAATCGCGTTAATTGATTCGATTTTAGAAAGAGAAAAAGATACGTAAATTAGGTTGGGTTTTAAAAGACAAAAACCCAACGACTTTTCGATACATAGCAAATGCCATGATAAACAACCCCCCTCGCCCCCTTTATTAAGGGGGATATCCACCCCCTACCCCCGCCAGCGGGGGACAGGGAAGTCCCCCTTACCAAAGGGGGATTCAGGGGGTTGTCTGGTATGCTATGATACAAGATTGAAATTCCTTAACATCAAGAAATGACTTATGTTATTTTCCTTATCATTGTTTCTCTCCTGACAGGATTTTTGCTTACCTATGTCCTGGCATCGGGGTACTCCCTCTTTGAAAGAGTTGCTTACGGAGCAGCGATAGGGTTAGGACTTCACACCTGGCTTGTGTACCTCTTTTCCCTCCTTTGGAAACTTCAGTTCAGATGTATTTATCTTTCAACCGGCTTACTGATTGTTTTCTGTTCACTCTTTCTCTGGGTCAAATGGCCGTCACTGACAGAAAAGATCCTGAGTGAAATCCGGGAGATAAAAGACGATTTTCTTTCCCATAAGGCGTCTTATTGTGCGCATCTTGCAGTATTTTCTTTCTTTACCGTCCTGTTCTGGCGTCTCTTTTCCAGAACAATCCTTGTCAAAGAAGACGGCCTGTATGTTGGTCTCACCAATAATTTTGGCGACCTCCCCCTCCACATGGCCTACATCACCTCTTTTGTTTGGGGAAATAATATTCCCCCGCAGGATCCTTCCTTTGCGGGCGAAAGGCTGGTTTACCCCTTTCTCTCCGACTTCCTCTCTGCTCTCTTTCTCAAGTTGGGTTTATCGTTCAGCGACATCCTCTTCATTCCTGGCTTATTGCTCACGGTTTCCCTGTATGGCATCCTCTATTATTTTACCTATCGTTTGACGAAAAGAAGGCTCGCTGCACTTATATCGCCCTTTCTTTTCTTTTTCTCCGGGGGGTGTGGTTTCTACTACTTCTTTCATGACCTTGCATGTACATCTCAAACGCCCTGGTCATTTCTCATGCATCTGCCCCGCGACTACACGAAAATTCCGTCACTGAATTACCACTGGATCACTCCCTTGACCTGCCTCAATGTGCCGCAACGGGCTTTTCTTTTCGGATTTCCGGTCACCCTGATAATCTTTTCTCTCCTTTACACTGGTATCAGGAATAAGCAATGGAGGGAATTCCTCTTTGCCGGCATCCTTACCGGGGCATTACCTTTCCTTCACTCACACAGTTTTCTGGCTGTACTGATGGTCGCGATACCGTGGGGTCTCATCTTTTGGGATTGGCAAAGGTGGTTGCTGTTCTTTCTGCCGGCCTTTATCCTGTCACTGCCACAGGCGCTTTATCTATCCGGACACGTGGGGGGTGGAAGTTTTTTTAAACCAGCATTTGGCTGGATGGCAGGGAACGAAAACCTTCTCTGGTTCTGGTTAAAAAATACCGGGCTTTTCTGGCCTTTAATAATAGCCGGATTCATAACGATCTTCATTTTTCATAAGGGCACGAAGCGCCGTGCCCCTATACATACCGGACTATATTCTTTGCCCTTTTTGATACTTTTCCTGGCGCCAAATCTGGTGCTCTTCGCACCCTGGGACTGGGACAATATCAAAATATTTATTTATTGGTTTTTAGGAACCACCCCAATGGC from Candidatus Brocadia sp. includes these protein-coding regions:
- a CDS encoding glycosyltransferase family 2 protein, with product MIEEASIIIPAYNEREGISAVIESLQSLKKRLDNRWEIIVVDDGSTDGTSETIQNAPEVVLIRHPFNRGYGAAIKTGIRHAKYHTVVISDADGTYPLQDIPRLLTPMAKSDMVVGARENNDANIPFIRRPAKWILNKLANYLTGRKIPDLNSGLRAMKKDVVMQFIHLLPDGFSFTTTITLAMLTNDYTVEFVPIEYHRRSGRSKIRPVRDTLNFLQLIIRTVLYFDPLKIFLPISAFFFIASIAVLVLSYLFTPKVMDITTVILFISGVQILAIGMIADLIDKRSRS
- a CDS encoding B12-binding domain-containing radical SAM protein produces the protein MKILLINPPSENELLGNNPSIIEEERGYNPPLGILYIAGYLERHTDFHVEVLDTQAEEIGYDRLGSIIRSKLPDVVGITTMTFTLIDVIKVVDLVKSVCPHTRVVLGGPHVHIYPEETITLPGVDFLVLGEGEISFKELAENIDNKTRLKSIPGLVFQENGRVINTGSRPLNDDLDSLPFPARHLTPIQKYRSLMAKRTPITTMFTSRGCPYRCTFCDRPHLGKSFRARSALNVVDEMEACVKLGIREFLIYDDTFTIDRQRVIDVCNEITRRRLNIGWDIRARVNNIDRELLKKLKEANCERIHYGVESGNPEILRILNKGITVDRVRTTFKETKDAGISVLAYFMIGCPKETRKEIMETIAFARELKPDFAHITIFTPFPATEIYKTGLKDGIIKHDFWKEFARNPKKGFQPPCWQEHFTREEIQELLVYAYKSFYTRPSYILKRLTHIRSPGEFIRMARAGLKVFGMRS
- a CDS encoding PA14 domain-containing protein — translated: MYFPAAEPKTENIPFRPVKVSASGLSSGLMKKVYEGYPKKKLIKGNHDGMPLDFNWPGEAQKSYRSPFTIEWDGFLKVDGRGDYTFVLGSDDGSELFLNDKKVIDNGGLHGIVKKRRTIFLEPGFYRFHMRYFDVGGGAALSLKWKAPNAQETIVPASQFYHETAHCDGNAVDTAMPYTLQIELGSVIDEGVIVFRKNDPAIAFRNFGMLRTYYVNYWDNQRFRPPEDVPPYNIVWRGSLWIPADGKYLFHADTNGEMVLFIDSKPVMKYRAGGDSKIQVHLGKGWKPIQVNYVNTAKYAKLNLRWQKPGDSRLTNIPSRYFMPSGNRGGFGKARWWCAGGFLVASVAVSLGFALFLVLKKKRKRYFQSYAAYMQQNWPVVALIFIVILGAVLRLNHYSVIPPHGDTMDVYQEAWNGYHILHGEGPKSWEGAYFVSAYKNGDKNALQWFGDRFTIVKRYIAHPPLFSIFAGIPPTICGAKGYLDCRLTTINITPIFFSTLTILLVFSVSYKLYRSYSTSIIASLLYATVPLFVAAGRIAKGDGLLALVLISGVLCVLQYTESGKKRYIVGAGALAGISLWCKETGVCAIVIVPLLLGYKGFRKEAGIAAGMGFVIAVSYFLYCYLINPEAFSKVMSLRDTHQSAVFDMVVKYLSNFRLTLNYAHFGTGYYWWLWFVLVYSMGRRDLTVPVTVLIFLMTICALSTDIYPFGWFLMPIYPFMAVAGGLFIRDLIAKPNTAKALLILLILIAVPVKEVLPVNVYQSQWLYRYYLAIGIIPFFAVDFLRHRTTVTIAKTTCYLYLLLFIALNVYIVYSLPDLYDPLKP
- a CDS encoding PA14 domain-containing protein, which encodes MTYVIFLIIVSLLTGFLLTYVLASGYSLFERVAYGAAIGLGLHTWLVYLFSLLWKLQFRCIYLSTGLLIVFCSLFLWVKWPSLTEKILSEIREIKDDFLSHKASYCAHLAVFSFFTVLFWRLFSRTILVKEDGLYVGLTNNFGDLPLHMAYITSFVWGNNIPPQDPSFAGERLVYPFLSDFLSALFLKLGLSFSDILFIPGLLLTVSLYGILYYFTYRLTKRRLAALISPFLFFFSGGCGFYYFFHDLACTSQTPWSFLMHLPRDYTKIPSLNYHWITPLTCLNVPQRAFLFGFPVTLIIFSLLYTGIRNKQWREFLFAGILTGALPFLHSHSFLAVLMVAIPWGLIFWDWQRWLLFFLPAFILSLPQALYLSGHVGGGSFFKPAFGWMAGNENLLWFWLKNTGLFWPLIIAGFITIFIFHKGTKRRAPIHTGLYSLPFLILFLAPNLVLFAPWDWDNIKIFIYWFLGTTPMAAFALACLYKNDCFKMLSKAGFFIIMFFLVAAGGIDIFKYAIAPVTGWKEFSAEEMELARQISTTTPPDAVFLNAPTFNHPVFLSGRKSLMGYPAHIWSHGYAGAQRREQDIEKMLKGKPNARSLINTYHPSYAAIGPHERRMGANKEFFDTNYPIILTTNNYTMYDLAGRREKPPSRSEIMGEMNLTDQKHGLRIRYYDSIHWKNKPVDEGIVEHIGFSWDNEERKPVSSPFGVILEGFLDIQISGTYTFKITSDDGSWLFLDNVLIIDNGGHHAMKSATAALALEKGLHKIMIQYFDAGGGAILNLSWTPPGGVESEIPAEQLYTKE